The following is a genomic window from Desulfobotulus pelophilus.
TGGACGGGTTTGAATGCGCGGGGCATCCCGGTGAAGATGATATTCCCGGGCTGATCCTTCTCCCTCTGGCGGCGGACCAGCTGCATATTCCCATTCTTGCCTCGGGCGGTTTTGCTGATGGACGGGGTCTGGCAGCAGCCCTGGCTCTGGGTGCGGACGGGATCAATATGGGTACTCGCTTTGTGGCTACCCGGGAGGCACCGGTGCATGCCAATATCAAGAAGGCCCTGGTGGATGGCGATGAACATAGCACGGCCCTTGTTCTCAGGACTCTGCACAATACGGCTAGAATTTTCCGGAACCGCCTTGCCGAAGAAATCGTAGCACTGGAAAAAAGAGGAGGGGTGACCATAGATGAACTGGCTCCCCTTGTGGCGGGCAGGAGGGGAGAGCAGGCACTGAAAGAAGGAGATGTGCACGGCGGGGTGTGGGGAGCAGGACCGGTTACCGGTCTGATCCGGGATATTCCTTCTGTGCAGGAGCTGCTGGACCGCATAGTGAGAGAGGCAGAGGCTGTCATCGGGAAACGGCTGGCCTCCATGACGGGATAAGGCAATGGATGGTTTTTCAGTGATTACCATGAATCTGCGTTTTGGTCTTGCCGATGACGGAGAAAATAGCTGGCGGCAGAGAAAAAAGATTTATCCTGATTTTTTGCAGCGATTCAGAGCGGATATTTTCTGCTTTCAGGAGGCTAATGATTTTCAGGTGGATTTTCTTAAGGAATTGCTTCCTGATTATCAGGTACTGGGATGCAGAGAGGGTGCTCCGGAGCAGTGGCAGCATAATCCTGTTTTCGTCAGCTCTGCTTTTACTGTTGCAGGGAGCCGTCATTTTTTTTTGAGTGACACACCGGATGTGGAGAGCCGCTTTGAGGGAAGCCGATGGCCCCGGCAGGGTGTGCTGGTTCAGCTGGATTCTTCTGCCGGCAGGTTTGCTGTGCTGAACACACATTTTGATTTTGCTGAGGATGTGCAGGTGAAGAGTGCGGCGCTGATGCTGTCTCTTCTCCGGATGAATCCGGAAAATCTTCCCGTATTGCTGGCAGGGGATCTCAATGCAGGCCCATGCAGTGCTGCCCTTGAGCTGTTGACGGGTGGTGGAGAACAGCGTTTCCGTAATCCCTTTGGCGCTGATTTTCCTCCTACTTTCCACGGATTTACGGGCAGAGGTCGTGGGGATCAGATTGACTGGATACTGGTCAGTGGTCCTCTGGAGGTGAAGGGGATGGACAGGCTGGATGTATCCCTTGGCGGTCTTTATCCTTCGGATCATTTCCCGGTTCGGCTTTTTTTCAGGCTGGAATGATCGTTGCTTTTTACAGTAAGGATTGTCCCTTGCTATTTTTGAAGTATCTGGGCTAGAAATCTTAGTGTGAAACACAAAGGCAGCCTGTTCTGAGCAGGGTGTCGATCTGCTCCGAGCCCGGAGACCTAAAAGGTGTCGGCCTGCCTCATGGTACCGGGACGGGGTGCAGCTGGAAACGGCTGTGCCTCCCCAGTGGAAAGGAGTTTTCCCCCAAGGCCGGTCTTTCCTTATAGAAAAGGAGGATCGCCATGTCCGATCGTGTCCTTCGTATTAACATGACTACCGGAACCTCTGTTTTTGAACCTGTGCCTGATGCCTGGGCCGGCCTTGGCGGCCGGGGTCTGACATCCACCATCATCGCCGGGGAAGTCCCCCCCACCTGTCATGCCCTTGGCAGTAACAACAAGCTTGTATTGGCGCCGGGCCTTCTTTCCGGTACCCGTGCCGCCAATTCTGGTCGTCTCTCCGCAGGTGCGAAAAGCCCCCTCACCGGTACCATCAAAGAGAGTAATGCCGGTGGTACGGCTGCCCGCATGCTTGCCCTCATGGGAATCAAGGCGATTATTATCGAAGGCAGGCCGGAAGAAAAAAAAATGTTCGGTATCCATATTGCCAGAGATAAGGTCCGCATTGTGGAAACGGATCTCGGAGGTTCCGGTAATTTTGCTGTTGTGGAAAAAATTGTGGCGGAAGAAGGCGGTAAATCAGGAGTCTTGTCCATTGGTCCTGCGGGCGAAATGCTTATGCCTTCGGCCAATATTTCCGTTAAAGATCCTCAGGGTCGAGTGCGCAGTCTGGGCCGAGGTGGCCTGGGTGCGGTAATGGGTTCTAAAAAAATCAAGTATATTGCCATTGATCCTGCAGATGCCCCGGGCCTTACCTATGCGGATGAAGCCTCTTTTAAAGAAGCTGCCAGAGTCTTTGCCAAGGCGCTTACAGATCATCCCGTGAGTGGAGAGGGCTTGCCAACCTACGGAACCAATGTGCTCCTGAATGTGCTTCACGAAGCAGGTGGTCTGCCTACCCGGAATTTCCGTACGGGCAGTTTTGACGGCCACGAAGGGATATCCGGTGAAACCATGCATGCCCGCATCGAAGAGAGGGGAGGGGAAGGCCGGGTGCGTCATGCCTGTCATCCCGGCTGTCTGATCCAGTGCTCTCAGGTGTACCCGGATAAGGACGGCAAGGTTATGGCCAGCGGTTTTGAGTATGAAAGTGTGTGGTCCATGGGGGCCAACTGCGGTATTGATGATCTGGACGCCCTTGCGGAAGCGGATCATATTCTGGACGATATCGGTGTGGATACGGTGGAGTTCGGTGTGTCCATCGGTGTGGCCATGGAGGCGGGAATTCTTGCCTTTGGTGATGCGGCGGGGATGCTGCGTATTCTGAAGGAAGATCTTTCCAGAGGAACCCCGCTGGGGCGACTTGTGGGTGCCGGGGCCGAATGCCTGGGTAAGGTGTATGGTGTGCGTCGGGTTCCCACGGTGAAAGGGCAGGCCATTCCAGCTTATGATCCCAGATCTGTCAAGGGAATGGGGATTACTTACGCCACATCCACCATGGGTGCGGATCACACGGCTGGCTACACCGTTACCTCGAATATTCTGAATGTGGGCGGTACGGTGGATCCTCTCAAAAAAGAGGGACAGGTGGAACTCTCCCGTAACCTTCAGATCGCCACGGCAGCTATCGATTCCACAGGGCTTTGTCTTTTTGTGGCTTTTCCTGTACTGGATATTCCTGAAGCTTTCAACGCTGTTGTCGACATGCTTAATGCCCGTTTCGGGCTTTCTCTGACGGGTGATGATGTCTCTTCCCTTGGAGCATCCATCTTGAAAACAGAGCGGGAATTTAACCGGAAGGCTGGATTCAATGAAGCTGCAGACCGGCTTCCTGAATTTTTCAGCGAAGAAATCCTGCCACCGCATAACACAATCTGGGACTTCACAGATGCGGAAATGGATGCCTTCTGGGATTTCTGATTGATTGGGCCTGAGTCCTAAAGAACCTGCCGTTCGGCAGGTTCTTTAGGTTTTTGGAGGAGGGGTATGGAAATAGGTGTCCGGCTCTTTGCCGGTTTTCGCAAAGACCGTTTTCGGGAAAGCACCATGGCATGGGAGGCGGGAATGACACCCCGCAGTATTGCGAAGCACCTGTGGATTCCCGCGGAAGAGGTAGGTATCATTTTTGTGAATGGTCGTCATGCGGATCCCGATGTACCGCTCATGGCCGGGGATATTCTCTCCCTTTTTCCCGTGGTGGGGGGAGGCTGAAGCCATGAAAGACTGGATTCTGGGGCAGGCAGAGGAGGGTATTCTTTCCATGGCCAGTCAGCGGACCCTTGAAAGGAATGGCGCATTGTCCTCTGCCCGGGCAGAGTCCCTTGTGCTGGAAGCCGGGGTCATGCCGGAGCGTTATGCGCGGAATCCATGGTCTGTAGAAGAGCAGAACAGAATCCGGAAAAGCTGCTGTGCGATAGTTGGGTGCGGAGCCCTCGGTTCGGCCCTTCTGGAGCAGTTACTTCGTATCGGGGTGGGAACCGTGAAGATCATGGATCCGGATGTATTCGGACCTTCCAACCTGAACCGTCAGATTTTGCTGACGGAGGCCTGTCTGGGTGAGCCCAAGGTTGCTGTTGCAGCAGCAAGGGCCCGCTGTGTGAACCCTGCGGTCAGCCTGATTCCGGTGCAGGCTCGGTTTGCTAAGGAGACGGCAGCCGATTTTCTTGATGGGGTAGATCTGGTTCTGGATGCTCTGGATACCGTAGAAGACCGGCTTGTTTTGGAAAAAGAGTGCTGTCGCAAGGGCCTGGTGCTGATTCACGGCGCTGTTTCCGGCTGGGCTGGACAGGTGGCTGTCTGCCATGCCGGGGAAGGACGACTAGAAAGAATATATGGAAATGTTCAAAAAGGTCATGGGGGCATACCTGCGGGGAATCCGGTTTTTGGAGTTTTTGCTACAGCAGCGCTTCAGATATCCCTTGCCTGCCGTATGCTTTTATATGGGTCTGAAGAAGTACGGGGGCATTGGTTTCTGGATTGCATGGAGCCGGAGTGGGTGTGGATGGATGCAGAGAGCGGGAAGAAGGCGGGTGTTTGTCCTGCGAAATGAAACTGGTTGATAGCCAATAAAAAAAGCCTGCGGTGATATCCGCAGGCTTGCTTTTTTTTGGTAGCGGGGGCTGGATTTGAACCAACGACCTTCGGGTTATGAGCCCGACGAGCTACCAGACTGCTCCACCCCGCAGCAACGAAAGACAGAATACTTTGCTGGCACTGTTTAGTCAAGCTGTTTTTTGCCTGTTTATAAAAAAGTTTGCGTTCTGCTACCGCGGCACGGTGTGATGTGTTTTTTTTACGGGTAAAATCATTTGTGTATGCTGGTTTATGGAGTGTTTTTACGAGGCCATCATTTTGGAATGTTCCGGAATAGTTCTTGTATTTTTCGAAAAAAAGTTTCCGGGCTGCAGTCTGGGGGCCTTGTCACAAGAATTTTTTTCTGCCTGCCGCTATGACCGGAGAGGAGGGTCAGGGCTGAGGGGGGCATGCCCAGAAAAGTGGCCATGAATTTCAGGCAGGCCTCATTCGCGGCACCGTCCACGGGAGGGGCCTTGATACGGACCTTCAAGGCCCCTCCGTGAATGCCTGCCACTTCATTTCTGGAAGCCTTAGGCTGTACATGCAGAAGAAGGGAGATCCCTTCTCTGTGGGGTTTCATAAATTCGGCCATGATTTTTCCCTGGGACCTTTATGTCAGTTTCAGGGACTGCCGTATGAAATCTTTCAGGGTCTCATAGTCCCTTGTGACGGGGAACTGGGGAAAATCCTTTATGACATTGTCCGGCGGCTGGAAAAAGAACCCGAAGTCAGAGGCTTCGAGCATGCCTGTGTCATTGTAGGAGTCGCCAAAGGCCAGTACGGTGTAATCAAGGCTTTTCAAGGCATTGACCGTCTTTCTTTTGGCGTCCTTCTGGCGAAGTTTGTAGGCTGTAATCCGGCCGTCTGCAGCCACTTCCAGCTCATGGCAGAAAAGGGTGGGGCGGTTGAGTTTTTCCATGAGGGGGGCCGCGAACTGTAAAAAGGTGTCGGAAACTACAATGAGCTGGCTTTGTTCCCGAAGCCAGCGGACAAATTCAAACGCGCCGGGCAGGGGCTCCATGGTGGCGATTACGGCCTGTATGTCCTGCAGTTTTAACCCGTGGGCATCCAGCACCTTCAGCCTGTGGGTCATGAGTTCATCGTAGTCGGAAATATCTCTGGTTGTAAGGCGCAGTTCGCTGATTCCCGTGCGTTCGGCAACGTTGATCCAGATTTCCGGAATAAAAACACCTTCAAGATCAGAACAGATAATATGCATGGTGAACCTTATGGTATGGGGTTGGGGAAAACAGGGCTGCTGTGTTGCATCAATCTTGCAGCACTTATGCTGTCAGTGTCAGAGGCAGCTTGCTGACGGCTGACCTGTCTTGTTTTGCGATTCATCCCGGCCGTTGGTTCCAGGGTCTTCAATACGGATCAGTACGGGATCACTGCCGATCTCGGGAAGAGCCCGGATTTCTGCAAGAGCCTGGCGCACATCGGCTTCCTTGGCTTTGTGGGTCATGAAGACCAAGGGTACGGCGTCGGAAGCGTGCCTTTCTTTCTGGTGCACGCTCATGATACTGATGTTGTATCTGGCAAGCACGCCGGAAACTTTTGAGAGCACACCTGGCTGATCGGCAGCGGAAATTCTGAAATAATAATGGGTTCGGATTTCGGAAATGGGAAGCACGGGAATCCGTCGGATATTGCTGGCTGGGTACCCCAGGGCTGGAAGACGGCCTCCATCCTCCCTTTTTATGTCCCGGGCAATGTCGGCAAGATCAGCCACAACGGCACTGGCCGTAGGCATCATGCCGGCGCCGTGCCCATACAGCATCATTTCTCCGGTGCAGTCTCCAAAAATGCTGAGGGCGTTGACGGACCCTCCCACCTGGGAAAGAAGGCTGTCTACGGGGATCATGGCCGGATGAACGCGGGCTTCAATGGCGTCTTCATGATTTTTGGAAATGGCCAGAAGCTTGATCCGATAACCGAACTGATCGGCATAGAGAATATCAAGGGGCTCAATGCGGGAAATGCCTTCCACATAGACACCTTCAAAGTCGATTTCCATTCCATAGGCAATGGCGGAGATAATGGCAAGCTTATGGGCTGCATCAAAGCCTTCTATGTCCAGGGTGGGGTCTGCTTCGGCAAAGCCTTTTTGCTGCGCCTGGGAAAGGGCTTCGTCAAAGGAAAGGCCCAGCCGGGTGATTTCGGAGAGAATGTAATTGCAGGTTCCGTTGAGAATGCCGGTCATGGCAGAAATATGGTTGGCAACAAGGTTTTCGCGTAGGGTTTTGA
Proteins encoded in this region:
- a CDS encoding NAD(P)H-dependent flavin oxidoreductase translates to MKTRITEKLGIRHPIVQGGMQWVGTADLAAAVSNAGGLGILTALIFPNPEALGREIDRLFSLTDKPVAVNLTLLPTLQPVPYMDYAEMIVDKGVTIVETAGRSPAEFMPLFRNAGMTVIHKCTSVRHALKAQEMGCAIVSVDGFECAGHPGEDDIPGLILLPLAADQLHIPILASGGFADGRGLAAALALGADGINMGTRFVATREAPVHANIKKALVDGDEHSTALVLRTLHNTARIFRNRLAEEIVALEKRGGVTIDELAPLVAGRRGEQALKEGDVHGGVWGAGPVTGLIRDIPSVQELLDRIVREAEAVIGKRLASMTG
- a CDS encoding endonuclease/exonuclease/phosphatase family protein, yielding MDGFSVITMNLRFGLADDGENSWRQRKKIYPDFLQRFRADIFCFQEANDFQVDFLKELLPDYQVLGCREGAPEQWQHNPVFVSSAFTVAGSRHFFLSDTPDVESRFEGSRWPRQGVLVQLDSSAGRFAVLNTHFDFAEDVQVKSAALMLSLLRMNPENLPVLLAGDLNAGPCSAALELLTGGGEQRFRNPFGADFPPTFHGFTGRGRGDQIDWILVSGPLEVKGMDRLDVSLGGLYPSDHFPVRLFFRLE
- a CDS encoding aldehyde ferredoxin oxidoreductase family protein; translation: MSDRVLRINMTTGTSVFEPVPDAWAGLGGRGLTSTIIAGEVPPTCHALGSNNKLVLAPGLLSGTRAANSGRLSAGAKSPLTGTIKESNAGGTAARMLALMGIKAIIIEGRPEEKKMFGIHIARDKVRIVETDLGGSGNFAVVEKIVAEEGGKSGVLSIGPAGEMLMPSANISVKDPQGRVRSLGRGGLGAVMGSKKIKYIAIDPADAPGLTYADEASFKEAARVFAKALTDHPVSGEGLPTYGTNVLLNVLHEAGGLPTRNFRTGSFDGHEGISGETMHARIEERGGEGRVRHACHPGCLIQCSQVYPDKDGKVMASGFEYESVWSMGANCGIDDLDALAEADHILDDIGVDTVEFGVSIGVAMEAGILAFGDAAGMLRILKEDLSRGTPLGRLVGAGAECLGKVYGVRRVPTVKGQAIPAYDPRSVKGMGITYATSTMGADHTAGYTVTSNILNVGGTVDPLKKEGQVELSRNLQIATAAIDSTGLCLFVAFPVLDIPEAFNAVVDMLNARFGLSLTGDDVSSLGASILKTEREFNRKAGFNEAADRLPEFFSEEILPPHNTIWDFTDAEMDAFWDF
- a CDS encoding MoaD/ThiS family protein, encoding MEIGVRLFAGFRKDRFRESTMAWEAGMTPRSIAKHLWIPAEEVGIIFVNGRHADPDVPLMAGDILSLFPVVGGG
- a CDS encoding HesA/MoeB/ThiF family protein: MKDWILGQAEEGILSMASQRTLERNGALSSARAESLVLEAGVMPERYARNPWSVEEQNRIRKSCCAIVGCGALGSALLEQLLRIGVGTVKIMDPDVFGPSNLNRQILLTEACLGEPKVAVAAARARCVNPAVSLIPVQARFAKETAADFLDGVDLVLDALDTVEDRLVLEKECCRKGLVLIHGAVSGWAGQVAVCHAGEGRLERIYGNVQKGHGGIPAGNPVFGVFATAALQISLACRMLLYGSEEVRGHWFLDCMEPEWVWMDAESGKKAGVCPAK
- a CDS encoding DUF167 domain-containing protein, whose product is MAEFMKPHREGISLLLHVQPKASRNEVAGIHGGALKVRIKAPPVDGAANEACLKFMATFLGMPPSALTLLSGHSGRQKKILVTRPPDCSPETFFRKIQELFRNIPK
- the thrH gene encoding bifunctional phosphoserine phosphatase/homoserine phosphotransferase ThrH; the encoded protein is MHIICSDLEGVFIPEIWINVAERTGISELRLTTRDISDYDELMTHRLKVLDAHGLKLQDIQAVIATMEPLPGAFEFVRWLREQSQLIVVSDTFLQFAAPLMEKLNRPTLFCHELEVAADGRITAYKLRQKDAKRKTVNALKSLDYTVLAFGDSYNDTGMLEASDFGFFFQPPDNVIKDFPQFPVTRDYETLKDFIRQSLKLT
- a CDS encoding homoserine dehydrogenase, which translates into the protein MKRMQIGLIGCGTVGEGVARILMEQKELIKNRLGMELILKKVADTDTTKKRSVTFDKGVFTTDASEILNDPDIDVVVEMVGGTGFARKAILQALDSGKHVVTANKKLLALEGNTLFAKAARNSVTIAYEASVGGCMPVIKTLRENLVANHISAMTGILNGTCNYILSEITRLGLSFDEALSQAQQKGFAEADPTLDIEGFDAAHKLAIISAIAYGMEIDFEGVYVEGISRIEPLDILYADQFGYRIKLLAISKNHEDAIEARVHPAMIPVDSLLSQVGGSVNALSIFGDCTGEMMLYGHGAGMMPTASAVVADLADIARDIKREDGGRLPALGYPASNIRRIPVLPISEIRTHYYFRISAADQPGVLSKVSGVLARYNISIMSVHQKERHASDAVPLVFMTHKAKEADVRQALAEIRALPEIGSDPVLIRIEDPGTNGRDESQNKTGQPSASCL